From a single Candoia aspera isolate rCanAsp1 chromosome 10, rCanAsp1.hap2, whole genome shotgun sequence genomic region:
- the GPR3 gene encoding G-protein coupled receptor 3, producing the protein MKEEVPTNTTKVQPGWFVPTNGSTSKSFYFSETPPALPLNPWDVVLCVSGTIISCENAIVVAIIFYTPAFRTPMFLLIGSLATADLLAGLGLIFHFVFVYCVQSQMVNLLTMGLLVTSFTASVGSLLAITIDRYLSLYNALTYYSERTVTRTYVILILTWGVSICFGLLPVMGWNCLKDNSTCSIIKPLNKDHLIILSISFFMVFGVMLQLYVQICKIVCRHAQQIALQRHFLTTSHYVTTRKGISTLTLILGTFASCWLPFAIYCLLGDYTYPALYTYITVLPATYNSMINPVIYAFRNQEIQKVLWAVCCGCISSAMPFQSRSPSDV; encoded by the coding sequence ATGAAAGAGGAAGTACCCACCAACACCACCAAGGTCCAGCCAGGCTGGTTTGTGCCTACTAATGGCAGCACCAGCAAATCCTTCTACTTCTCAGAGACTCCTCCTGCTCTCCCCTTAAATCCTTGGGATGTTGTACTGTGTGTTTCCGGGACTATCATCTCCTGTGAGAATGCCATCGTGGTGGCCATCATCTTTTACACCCCAGCTTTCCGGACTCCAATGTTCCTGCTGATTGGGAGCTTAGCCACTGCTGATCTCCTGGCTGGCCTTGGCCTGATCTTTCACTTTGTCTTTGTTTATTGCGTCCAGTCACAGATGGTGAACCTCCTCACAATGGGCCTTCTGGTGACCTCCTTCACGGCCAGTGTGGGCAGCCTCCTGGCCATCACCATAGACCGCTACTTGTCTCTCTATAATGCACTGACCTACTACTCAGAGAGAACAGTCACCCGGACCTACGTCATCCTTATCCTCACTTGGGGGGTCTCCATCTGCTTTGGACTGTTGCCCGTGATGGGCTGGAATTGCTTGAAAGACAACTCCACCTGCAGCATCATCAAACCGTTGAACAAGGACCACCTCAtcatcctgtccatttccttctTCATGGTCTTTGGTGTCATGTTGCAGTTGTACGTGCAAATCTGCAAGATCGTCTGTCGACACGCCCAGCAGATCGCCCTCCAGAGACACTTCTTGACCACTTCACACTATGTCACCACACGGAAAGGAATCTCCACTTTGACTCTCATCCTGGGGACCTTTGCCTCATGCTGGTTACCCTTCGCAATTTACTGTCTCCTGGGGGATTACACCTACCCGGCCCTCTATACCTATATAACTGTGCTCCCTGCAACCTATAATTCCATGATCAATCCGGTGATCTATGCCTTCCGGAACCAGGAAATACAGAAAGTCTTATGGGCTGTATGCTGTGGGTGTATCTCTTCCGCCATGCCTTTCCAATCCAGATCTCCAAGTGATGTCTGA
- the WASF2 gene encoding actin-binding protein WASF2, which produces MPLITRNIEPRHLCRQQLPNVRNELECATNITLANVIRQLGSLSKFAEDIFGELYTQANTFGFRVSSLAERVDRLQVKVTQLDPKEEEVSLQGINTRKAFKSSTTQDQKLFERDSAPVPVLETYSTCNKPPPLNILSSYRDDGKEALKFYTDPSYFFDLWKEKMVRDTKDMKEKRKHRKEKKDNPNRGNVNPRKIKSRKEEWEKMKMGQEFVDSRKKHGPGGYPPNMVYQNGSIGSNESVDATFYPPPPQPDSISSSPPSFADDSLPPPPAEFSYPPHSPSVSGGLKKSILVSPSHPPPAPPIGSPPGNRPGFAPPPAPPPPPPMMGVPPPPSVAGFPTAGIPPPPSPPSFPPHPDFAAPPPPPPPATEYAAVPSPLLPQPLSGVPPPPPPPPGPPPSSFSGMDIPGASIPQPDLVPSKSKSSLPAVSEARSDLLSAIRQGFQLRKVEEQREQEKRDVVGNDVATILSRRIAVEYSDSEDDSSEFDEDEWSD; this is translated from the exons gtaAGTTTGCAGAGGACATATTCGGAGAGCTATATACACAAGCAAACACGTTTGGCTTTCGAGTGAGCTCTTTAGCTGAGAGAGTTGATCGCCTTCAGGTGAAAGTTACTCAGTTGGATCCCAAAGAGGAAGAAG TGTCCTTGCAAGGTATTAACACCAGGAAAGCCTTCAAGAGCTCCACAACTCAGGACCAAAAGCTCTTTGAGAGAGACTCTGCCCCGGTGCCTGTCCTTGAAACATACAGCACTTGTAACAAACCCCCACCTCTTAACATTCTGTCCTCATACAG GGATGATGGCAAGGAAGCACTTAAATTCTACACAGATCCATCATATTTCTTTGATCTTTGGAAGGAGAAAATGGTGCGGGATACCAAGGATATGAAAGAGAAGCGGAAGCATAGG aaagaaaagaaggataaTCCTAACAGAGGAAATGTGAATCCTCGGAAGATAAAAAGCCGGaaagaagaatgggaaaaaatgaaaatgggtcAAGAGTTTGTCGATTCAAGGAAAAAACATGGACCAGGAGG GTACCCTCCTAATATGGTGTATCAGAATGGTAGCATTGGCTCCAATGAGAGCGTTGATGCCACCTTCTACCCACCTCCTCCACAGCCGGATTCAATTTCATCATCACCTCCTTCATTTGCAGATGATAGTCTTCCGCCACCACCAGCAGAATTTAG CTATCCACCACACAGCCCAAGTGTTTCTGGAGGGCTGAAGAAATCCATCCTGGTCAGTCCCAGCCATCCTCCACCAGCTCCTCCCATTGGCTCACCACCGGGAAACAGGCCTGGCTTTGCACCACCTCCTGCTCCACCCCCTCCACCACCAATGATGGGAGTTCCTCCACCCCCTTCAGTTGCTGGCTTTCCAACTGCTGGCATCCCTCCTCCGCCATCTCCACCCTCCTTCCCACCTCATCCTGATTTTGCTGCCCctccaccccctccccctccagcAACGGAATATGCAGCGGTGCCATCTCCCCTGCTACCACAGCCCCTAAGTGGGGTgccaccccctccccctcctccccctggcCCACCTCCTTCGTCTTTCAGTGGCATGGATATTCCAGGGGCTTCTATTCCACAGCCAGATTTGGTGCCCTCCAAGTCAAAATCCTCATTGCCTGCTGTTAGCGAAGCCAGGAGTGACTTGCTTTCTGCCATTCGTCAAG GGTTCCAGCTCCGCAAAGTGGAAGAACAGCGTGAACAAGAGAAGCGAGATGTTGTGGGCAACGATGTGGCGACTATACTCTCACGCCGCATTGCGGTGGAATACAGCGATTCGGAGGACGATTCGTCGGAGTTTGACGAAGACGAGTGGTCAGATTAG